The window TCATATAATAAGGAGAATTAAAGGGAAAGCAAAACAAACAATCGGGTACTTAGCTAGGGAGTTGAGACAGTCCAAACCAAAATCAGTCCAACTGGCAACAAAACGAAAAATCAAATCAAAATGATAGCTGTAACAATATAGTAGTGGAATCTCTGTCTCAAAGACAGTAGTGGAATGTAATAGTTGAACAAGTTCAGAAATGCAACCAGACATATAGACTATAGAGCTGTAGGGTATTGCCACACATGCACTACAGCTAAACTTAGTTGTTAGTTCTAATGCAGGTCTTTGGGCATGAATGGCAAAAAAACACCTAATGATAGTAAACACAAGCAAGTATTCGACGAAAGCTATAAATGCAGATAGCCCAGTTTGCATGTGTCTAACACAGTCTAAGATAACAATGGACTTCTCTTTCTCATCTTCAAAATATCAGTACTTGAACAATACATACAGTGGACGATAGAACGAAACGTTATGATACCTTGCCAGAATTCCATCAAGCACCTTCTCCTTCAAGTAGAGGGCACAACTTGTTATTTACCAAAGAGGGAGGCCATGCCATGATGTAGGGCCGGACATGGCTGTCACATCTCTTCTCAAAGAGCTTGTCCAGCTTCGCCGTCTCCATGCACAAAGACAGGAACCACGAAGGAGCGTGAACATTATGGAACGTTTCACCGGTAGAGAAGTACACAAACCCATCGACAGTATCCACAATATGCAGCTCAACATCTTCTAGTGAACGCCCAGTGGCCTCAACAATCGACTTTAACTCTAACTGAAACTTCTTGTCTAGCATCCATCTCTCGAAGCCTTTCTCATCGGCTCGCCAGAACCAAACATGGATACCAAAATCAACTGGGCAAACGATACAAAGCCTCCCGTCCTTGGCCATGCCAGGCCACACAAGGTGAGTTTTTCCTTCCAAGAAGGGTGGCAGATCCATCTGAGAGAATTGTAGCGTTGCGGTGTTCAGCACGAGCAAGCCGGCTTCATTTGCTTGTATCCAATAGATGGACCCATTCACCATCGTGCCAACTTTAAGCCAGTGTTCGTCTTCAGGCAGTGGCTCCACAGCCTCAGACCACGGGAGGATCCGCCACTCCCTGCTATCTGACGAGAAGACGGAGGCGCGCACCCGCGACTCGTCGTGACAGATAGTGACAAGGCGGAACGGCCCGTCGCCCTCTTCGGAGGCGAGGATGAAGCAATCGAGGTGCGAGGTAAGGCCGTGGCCGTCGTCGAAGAACTCGTTGGGCGTCGGAGGGATGAGATCCAGGGCCCCTGTGAGGGGGTTGTAGGCGGCGAACTGTCCCGTCCTTCTGTTGCAGAGGAGCACGTGGCCTCCCTGGCAGTCGCATACGAGCCACCCAGGGGAGGCGTTGTCGTCGTCGGGGAGGCGGGTGAAGAAGAAATCGGCGCCGCGGACGGCGGCTGCGCTGTCAGGGTCGGAGCGGCGGCGGACGGGGGCGAAGGCAGGGATGGCGGGGCCGTCGGGGTCGAAGAAGAAGCCGAGGAGAGGGGGTGGGTGGGCCGCGCGGAAGCTGCGGCGGAAGACGGGGGACGAGCGGACGGCGTTGAGGAAGGTGCGGCAGCTGAGGGCGGCACGGACGAGGCTCGGGAGGGAGGGGAGGCGGAGGAAGATTTCGCGGAGGAGATCGTCGCCGAGATCGATTACGGTGGTgggagcaggcggcggcggcggcggcgagtggtGATTGCTCGGAGGCCATGGCCTTACACGGAATTCCGACTTCCACTGCCGCGGAAGGAGAGTGCTCAGGTAGGACCCACTAGTCTGTCTCTCTGGATCCACTGGGTAAAGAACTGTAGAGTTTCCCTGCATTTTTTGAGGGAGTTTCCCTGCAGAAAGGGCGCGGCCGGGGGGTGTGCACCGCCAAACCAGGCCAAATGGCCGGTCCAGGCGTGCTGGCCGATAGCCCGC is drawn from Triticum dicoccoides isolate Atlit2015 ecotype Zavitan chromosome 6B, WEW_v2.0, whole genome shotgun sequence and contains these coding sequences:
- the LOC119321020 gene encoding uncharacterized protein LOC119321020, which codes for MQGNSTVLYPVDPERQTSGSYLSTLLPRQWKSEFRVRPWPPSNHHSPPPPPPAPTTVIDLGDDLLREIFLRLPSLPSLVRAALSCRTFLNAVRSSPVFRRSFRAAHPPPLLGFFFDPDGPAIPAFAPVRRRSDPDSAAAVRGADFFFTRLPDDDNASPGWLVCDCQGGHVLLCNRRTGQFAAYNPLTGALDLIPPTPNEFFDDGHGLTSHLDCFILASEEGDGPFRLVTICHDESRVRASVFSSDSREWRILPWSEAVEPLPEDEHWLKVGTMVNGSIYWIQANEAGLLVLNTATLQFSQMDLPPFLEGKTHLVWPGMAKDGRLCIVCPVDFGIHVWFWRADEKGFERWMLDKKFQLELKSIVEATGRSLEDVELHIVDTVDGFVYFSTGETFHNVHAPSWFLSLCMETAKLDKLFEKRCDSHVRPYIMAWPPSLVNNKLCPLLEGEGA